Part of the Psilocybe cubensis strain MGC-MH-2018 chromosome 11, whole genome shotgun sequence genome is shown below.
TTCGACAGTCCCTTCTTTAATCGTTAGTGCCTGATGCTTTCGTCCATCTTGTCCAGGATCGAGGAGTTCTTCCTTACTGGAATCGTTTCTTTGGCTATTATCGTGGCCACTGTCCGAGCCCACTTCGCCCGTCTCTCAGTCGATTTGGAGTGGGCTGGGTTTCTGGGAGTATTCGTCATCTGCCTAATCTTGACACTCGGGTTGTACTTCTATATTGCGATCAGCCAATGTTGTTCGTGGAGAGCCCGGAGACGAAGGAGAACAGATGAAGAATGGAGTACGTTGAGAGAGCTGGAGGTATCATCGGGTCATAGATTTCAAGTCCTACCTATCATCCTCCAATGGCGAATCTACGACGAAAGGTCGATGAGTCCCCAACGAGGCCGTGGACATGGGATAAGACTCGATGATTCAGGATTAGAGTCCCTTGGTATGCTGCTATGTTTCCTCTGTAGTGTGCACCATTGTTAATACTGGCCCGCGATTTTAATAGGTGAGGCATTGCTGGAACATAAGCCTCATGGACGCCCAAATCATAGTTTCCCCCCCAGGTCAGTGAGTGACCAGTTGCGTATTTGACGACCGATTGACTTCTTTCTGCGCCGAAGAGGGCGGCATTAAATGACGTTCAGAATGTTCAAAACAACACGACACGACACCCATTGTATAATTACCAAGATAAACAGTGCATAGAAAGATAGTAGTACAGATATGCAGTCTTCATGTTTTGCGTCATTGTATTTGTATCACTCGCTTCGGGCTTTGATGAACTCGAGTGCCAACTTGGGACTGTACAATAATCATGTCAACGTTGTTGAACATACCCACGCTcagtaagaaagaaaggtgtaCCTGTCCTTGGGTGATACAGGAAGCTTTTTCTCTACAAGTTTACCGCCCTTTTCGAAGATGAAATGGCTTCTCTTCGTCTTGCCGTCTTGTCCCGCACCCAAAGCTGTGATGAGAGTTCTCTTGGGGTCTGATAGTAAAGGATATGGCAGTCGTTGCTAAATAATTGAATGTAATCTAAGCAAATGAATAAGGgtaaaaacagaaaaaactTGCGTTAGTTTTCCATTTATTTTGTGCAGTAGGCGAGTCGGCACTCAGACAATATACATCGTAGTTCAACGACGTAAAGTCAGGGTATATATCTCGGAATCCACAAGCCTGATTAGTACAACCAGCTAAGGAGACAGAGATAAGCAGAGAGAAAAGTAAAGCAGTAGGGAACATACGAGTAGCAGCCTTAGGGACGAGGAAAAGAACGACTCCTTTCTCAGCAGCCAGTTCGGCAACTTTGATCTCCCCGCCCTCCTCGTTTTGAAGGGTGAGCGCAGGTAAGTTATCTCCAATTTCCAGTTGTTTTATTGGAACAGGGGCGTCCTTACTCCCTTCCGCCTCCGTCTCGGCAACAGCAGGGGCAGCTTGGGCCTCTTCCGAGTCCTTAGCGTCTTCTTTCGCATCCTCTGTTGCAGGAGGAGCTGGGGCCTCTTCTTTTGGAGCTTCTGTT
Proteins encoded:
- a CDS encoding Peroxiredoxin bcp1, with protein sequence MAPRKVSDAPATEPRRSGRIASQPVVAAPEKPAKKPKATKKRSAEALDEPKDESATKKAKADPDNAAAAPTETEAPKEEAPAPPATEDAKEDAKDSEEAQAAPAVAETEAEGSKDAPVPIKQLEIGDNLPALTLQNEEGGEIKVAELAAEKGVVLFLVPKAATPGCTNQACGFRDIYPDFTSLNYDVYCLSADSPTAQNKWKTNANPKRTLITALGAGQDGKTKRSHFIFEKGGKLVEKKLPVSPKDSPKLALEFIKARSE